atctatctatctatctatctatctatctatctatctagcatcTCAATAGAAATATAGGAATAACACTGTTTTGATTGTCTGTTCCACAACTGTATAATTCTTTACTTCTTTTGTAACTGACAAATGAttaaatgcattatattaaatcccattattgcagaaatatgagttgatcagagagacggtAGGGTATCtatgtcaaccagtgagttcatggccttgaCCATCTCGGCTCAGGACCTCCCACctgggctacagcattaggaactatagctaaggaggagctaacatctctgtttactctgtttacagcttctgtttactcTATTTACAGCTCCTATTTAcacagctagttaacgttagctatcttctgtaagtaactgtaggtttaaatcggatctccagtcGATTCTGCATTTAAcggagaccttaaatatacagtttgacaaggtagcacaactcaacagaacaccggtcaaagcgggcgtCATTCTCACTGGATTTTATGATATATagtggactctggggcttcgacgttGTAAAACTGACCAAgtaccgaatcaccaagtctgaggtaagattTTAGTAGCCTTTGGCATAGGTTATTCGTGCTGTCGTGGGGGGTGAGGGGGAGGAGGGGACTGGCAGTCTCTACTTGCACTCGCACcgcggcattgataacatttctcagCAGCTCGAGTCTgaagttaagtgaagtttaagggttaactttacctagcactcagtgctatatctttaagCACCTTTAAGCATCTTAAGCACCATTTAGCACTTCTTTTTTTGTACCTGGGTGTGGACTCTGtcgtgtatgttttttgtgtgtttttgttttttgttgttgttatttgtgtgctgttggacaaatgaatttccccattggggattaataaagtatctatcttaactaaggctgtatctctgacaACAGTTTTGCAGCtgcaaaattgactgtggggtgaattgtatattcatattcatgaattttatatatacattcatGAATTAGAGActtctaattcagtgatctaacgcagggctaaataaaaacacctgagcacttttctaaaaaaaaaattcatacatacaaaaGACCACAACTATAAATTTGAAAATGAATTTAAAACTGATGCATTGAGACCTTTAATTATTCCCTAGCGGATTTCTAATTATGTTGAGCTCTAAGTTTATGGTTCGATGTATGGTTAAGTAATTAATGATTGAAGATCATTACAAATAATCTACAAAGCATTTACAGGGCTGGTTTAAAATAAggcatttttacatttcatttcatttcagattttttttttgtcagttacACTTTTCATTTTAGTTCGTGTTTACTTTAATAAGCCAAGCTGAAAGAAGTTCTTAAGCTGGTGTATGTGTGTTCTCAGTCTGTGCTGATGTGTATCCAAACACAGTCTAATCTGAGAAAGTAAACATCACCAGCTCTGTCTACATCAGCATTCATAATTAACCTGTAGACACGCTGAAAAACCTCTTATCCTCGTTATTATCTGATAATGAACAATAGACCGCTGCTTTCAGGAAACACTAAAGTGGACCAATAACAAATCATTCATTTCGCACCTGAAAATACCggttctctctctcccccttcctctctctctctctctctccccattaGCAAAGATTAATTGTAATACCTACTTGACTGTAATAAACGGTGTTGCATCAGAACAACAATAAAGTACAAACAATGCAATAGCACCAATTAGCACTAATAACAAACAGTtaaaatacaggtgctggtcaacgaattagaataatttgaaatagtgcaatcatgaaattctttgaatgcattttttgtgcagaaagcaaatcaggtgttcaccgcacctgtcctactcgttagactaatcacagaactcgttacctggaaaaatatttgctcagctgagctttccaaaaggcccatttaggccatttaactgtgacactgttgttttattgaattagaataatggagaaaccgtttcattgaattagaataatttttattataattacaatcatcactttctcagtattttgtggctgcccccttggcttgtatgactgcctgaagtctccgcggcatcgatttgaccagcttgtcgcaagtttccgcactcacagcttcccaggcagtggcgatgttctgcttcagttggtccagcgtagtaggctttctgtcgcgaattttccgcttgacgatggcccaaaggttttcaatgacattgaggtcaggcgagttggccggccatgccaaaacttcaagctgttttttagtgaaccaatctttggtcgactttgccgcatgagccggtgcaagatcctgttgaaatatgaagtcttcttcgccgaactgttcctcaacagtcggaatcaggaacgtttccagaacatcttgatatacggcagcattgacagtcttcttgaggaagcagagtttccctacacctcgagcggacatgcatccccagaccataacgctctggggaaacttgacggatcttttcacgcactcgtggttgtaggtttcgccaccacgacgccagacacgaggaccttggtcaccgaaggagatgcagaagcgtgattcgtcaccgaagaccactttctgcctgtcttcagcagtccactcgccgtgttctttggcccacttcagccgtttctccatttgtttcttgttcagcatcggttttactgctggaacgcgagatttgaagccgagttcgcgcagacgacggtaagtggttgatctggagacgtcagcgccggtctgcttgttccacaagtcggtgagctcggaagtggacttgaaccggttgctgactgcgatctttctcagctgcttgttgtcgcgagcagaagtttttcggacgctggaacagttggtgcgcttgctgcagtttttcttgagagctttgcagacggaagactggctgatgccgagctgctcagcaattttagtttgggtcaagccttgttggcgaagagagagaatataaggggcacaatccatcaaactttttgacaggtgaccttttgacctttgctagGTGCCTTttttgacccctcccccacagcacatgcctccttttctggaatgtgacctttgacccctcagatcaccctatgatgctgtcagttattaattatgttttcaatcatctgtaattactttTGACCTTTGCTAGTTGCCCTTTGACCCCTCCCCACACCccgtgcctccttttctggaatgtgacctttgacccctcagatcaccctatgatgctgtcagttattaattatgttttcaatcatctgtaattactttTGACCTTTGCCATGTGCCCTTTGACCCCTCCCCACACCccgtgcctccttttctggaatgtgacatttgaccccctcagatcaccctatgatgctgtcagttattaattatgttttcaatcatctgtaattaccattgacccctcagatcccctgacccttgaactctcttaattatttttctgacATCAATGACTACGAGTCTCcggtaattatgttttcaatcatctgtaattacccctgccattcgtcattcatgttttggatatgaggtaatttaaaccatggtgacacaccgccccgcccatccctccgcccttcctgccccatccccacctcttcccgtcccgcccagccccgcccccatcattattcagattgtcctgattggtcaaaaaaattcccgccaaaagtattgaccaataaggttgttattcctatggagcaatcacagcaagcctgcgagtgaaatgtgtatttaagagttagcgagatgtgtgaaggaccgagagaacggagcaatggcttgtgtttctgaggttgctgaaaaccaaagcttcccataccgggatttgaacccggacCGTCTGGATGAAAGCCAGAAATCCTACGCGTTAGACCATATGGGAGGATCTGTAGAAGAAGAGCACGATGACGAGAATCTAAAAAGGTACCGAACAAGGGAGAGCATTCCTGAACCAATCGCTCAAGGAGCGCTCAAGACTCAAGTCTGGCGTTTGTCAGATGGAACTTACtttggttttgtttttcttaaggatatatatagcgttgctatgtacgtcggaaaaacggatagatacgatgatgcctcagctcgttttactttgaaccatatagaatggtttagcttcagaagacactgctctgtttttaatgcctacgtcaattacagaaatacagaatgcagcccattttttcaggagaacatgaatttaatttggaaacctctgaatacaggaaagtctaggcgttttaatctcgcgccggttatgacaagcctcggatgtaatgtaagcctcagtgtcattcaagatttaaaatgctatgcaattgaaaatgacctgcactcgtgcgatttccaggttgtttttaattcagaagaCTTTAAAAGAATGAATCGTGTCTACTTCGCAATAATTGACAGTCTGTTCTATATGAACAAATAGATTTTCTGATTATTgtcaaacatacaaaaccaacattaattatattcttaaacattaaacttttatattacattttaatacttttttagccTATACTTTTCTATACTTTAGCTAAATTACCTCTCTTTCAAGTGAGTTGAGATGCTTACCCCACTCCTTGAGTCTAAAGAGAGGTAAATGGTTGCTGATGGAGTTAAGGGGTGGGTGGGAGGGTGGCGGTTTCCTGAGTAAGATATGAATTAGTTAGATCAATCAGTGTATTGATGGGTAAAGGAACTAGTGAACTAGCCCATTGTTCGATTCTCACATGTTGCTTCATGTGCATCTGGCTAAAAGGGATTCCAGACTCCCAACAGAGTATAGACTATTGATGATTCAACAGCCGGGGGTAAATGCAGTAAACCATTTACCCCAGGATTGGTTTACAATCCTCAGTCTATTGTTTGTTAATGAATGTTCTGATCAGATCAGCAAAATTtaaaacagagcagtgtcttttgatgttttgaatcctttgttaaaaaaaaaaaaaaatgaaacacacacacacacacacacaaactcacacacaccacacacctcccacTCTTTTCTGTGATGTCATAACCTGAGGTCATCAATCAAAATCACTGTATAAAAACCCCTTGGTAATCCACAAGCCACATTCTGGAGACAGCCCAGACGCTTGAAGACCTCAAACGCTTTGACGCTCCTCGATTTCAACCGCAATATGGACTTTGGTGAGagaaaaaacttttaatatgaaattatcacaatatattacttttattaaaattACCTTTAAGTAGTTAAATGACTGTTTCTTATGGTTTAATAGGAATTTAATAGGAATCACTCATCTTTCAGCTTAATTAATGTGAGTAGTTAACATTGTTCTATGTATCCTATGCAAAATCGAATGTAAGTGATATTTAAGACTACTTTTCTAcgtaatatatgaaatatgtagtatatacaatcatcttttattttattttaggatcagaatgtttcattgttgaaactgtgacagactgtgatgctgtgacaGACGAAAGTGTGCTATATCATCCATTTCAAagtaagtttttattaatttttgattaaaaataattatttaatttcaaacatGATGATTTGTTTCCTTCAATATGAAActcaaatgtttatttatattttctatagcTTTTCATCCGGAACCTAGTAACTACGGATTAACCATTCACGGTGAGTGAAACTTaatgaaatatgtaatatatgtaaatatttaatttaaaatattctaaCTCATGTGATTTCTGTTCATTAGAAAACAGTTTCACCCCGGCTTTGTCTGACAATCTACAATTTGATGATGTTAATTCTGGTAAGAAACTTATACACACAGGCTTACTCTTACAGGGAATGGcgaaaaaagtaaaacatgttttctcttttccttccaTAGTGACAAGTCAACAATCAAATGATTACCGACCAACTACACCTAGTGAGTCAAATTTtgaaattatgtaataattatCCTTTGTTAAATAACGTGCGCTAATTGAAATCTTTTTTTTCGATAGGAAACAGTCCGGCTTTGTCTGACAATCTACAATTTGATGATGTTAATTCTGGTAAGAAACTTATACATACAGGCTTACTCTTACAGGGAATGGCgaaaaagtaaaacatgttttctcttttccttccaTAGTGACAAGTCAACAATCAAATGATTACCGACCAACTACACCTAGTGAGTCAAATTTtgaaattatgtaataattatCCTTTGTTAAATAacgtgcacacactcacacacacacacacatacacacacacactccacccataGCCCCCACCCCTGGGGGCCCATGGctcctgttcttcaatagtcccacacacacacacacacaaacacacacaaacacactccacccatAGCCCCCACCCCTGGGGCCCATGGCTACTGTTCTTCAacagtcccacacacacacacacacacacacacacactcatgcatacagcaataataattctaatttttatttatttatttatttatttttgtattacagATCTCCAA
This genomic interval from Astyanax mexicanus isolate ESR-SI-001 chromosome 1, AstMex3_surface, whole genome shotgun sequence contains the following:
- the LOC125782624 gene encoding uncharacterized protein LOC125782624 isoform X3, with the translated sequence MDFGSECFIVETVTDCDAVTDESVLYHPFQKNSFTPALSDNLQFDDVNSGKKLIHTGLLLQGMAKKVKHVFSFPSIVTSQQSNDYRPTTPRNSPALSDNLQFDDVNSVTSQQSNDYRPTTPNLQQQEECELDDLYDFRYLKRAVEISLRRLERAAASRSREEFRLALPLFTDRVMLLVRHCVEDIDNNVAETPRL
- the LOC125782624 gene encoding uncharacterized protein LOC125782624 isoform X6, with the protein product MDFGSECFIVETVTDCDAVTDESVLYHPFQKNSFTPALSDNLQFDDVNSVTSQQSNDYRPTTPRNSPALSDNLQFDDVNSVTSQQSNDYRPTTPNLQQQEECELDDLYDFRYLKRAVEISLRRLERAAASRSREEFRLALPLFTDRVMLLVRHCVEDIDNNVAETPRL
- the LOC125782624 gene encoding uncharacterized protein LOC125782624 isoform X1, with the protein product MDFGSECFIVETVTDCDAVTDESVLYHPFQTFHPEPSNYGLTIHENSFTPALSDNLQFDDVNSGKKLIHTGLLLQGMAKKVKHVFSFPSIVTSQQSNDYRPTTPRNSPALSDNLQFDDVNSVTSQQSNDYRPTTPNLQQQEECELDDLYDFRYLKRAVEISLRRLERAAASRSREEFRLALPLFTDRVMLLVRHCVEDIDNNVAETPRL
- the LOC125782624 gene encoding uncharacterized protein LOC125782624 isoform X4; its protein translation is MDFGSECFIVETVTDCDAVTDESVLYHPFQTFHPEPSNYGLTIHENSFTPALSDNLQFDDVNSVTSQQSNDYRPTTPRNSPALSDNLQFDDVNSVTSQQSNDYRPTTPNLQQQEECELDDLYDFRYLKRAVEISLRRLERAAASRSREEFRLALPLFTDRVMLLVRHCVEDIDNNVAETPRL
- the LOC125782624 gene encoding uncharacterized protein LOC125782624 isoform X2 codes for the protein MDFGSECFIVETVTDCDAVTDESVLYHPFQTFHPEPSNYGLTIHENSFTPALSDNLQFDDVNSGKKLIHTGLLLQGMAKKVKHVFSFPSIVTSQQSNDYRPTTPRNSPALSDNLQFDDVNSDLQQQEECELDDLYDFRYLKRAVEISLRRLERAAASRSREEFRLALPLFTDRVMLLVRHCVEDIDNNVAETPRL
- the LOC125782624 gene encoding uncharacterized protein LOC125782624 isoform X5, translating into MDFGSECFIVETVTDCDAVTDESVLYHPFQTFHPEPSNYGLTIHENSFTPALSDNLQFDDVNSGKKLIHTGLLLQGMAKKVKHVFSFPSIVTSQQSNDYRPTTPNLQQQEECELDDLYDFRYLKRAVEISLRRLERAAASRSREEFRLALPLFTDRVMLLVRHCVEDIDNNVAETPRL
- the LOC125782624 gene encoding uncharacterized protein LOC125782624 isoform X8; amino-acid sequence: MDFGSECFIVETVTDCDAVTDESVLYHPFQTFHPEPSNYGLTIHENSFTPALSDNLQFDDVNSVTSQQSNDYRPTTPNLQQQEECELDDLYDFRYLKRAVEISLRRLERAAASRSREEFRLALPLFTDRVMLLVRHCVEDIDNNVAETPRL